A genomic region of Arachis hypogaea cultivar Tifrunner chromosome 5, arahy.Tifrunner.gnm2.J5K5, whole genome shotgun sequence contains the following coding sequences:
- the LOC112802156 gene encoding aldehyde dehydrogenase family 2 member C4: MANLSNGNDDSNNNGSFLKIPKIKFTKLFINGEFVDSVSGKRFETVDPRTEEVITEIAEATKEDIDIAVKAARQAFDSGPWPRMPGAERAKIMLKWAELIEENIEEIAALDTIDGGKLYSWCKAVDVPEASNLLRYYAGAADKIHGEVFKTSRNLHLYSLMEPVGVVGHIIPWNFPTVMFFTKASPALAAGCTMLLKPAEDTPLSALFYAHLAKLAGIPDGVLNVVPGFGSTAGAAIASHMDVDAVSFTGSTETGRKVMMAATMSNLKPVSLELGGKSPVLIFDDADVDKAVDLALFGILHNKGEICVAFSRVYVQERIYDEFEKKVVEKAKTWVVGDPFDPKVQQGPQTSKAQFEKILSYIELGKKEGATLLTGGKRFGNKGYYIEPTIFSNVKEDMLISQDEIFGPVMVLSKFKSIGEGIEKANSSKYGLASGIVTKNMDIANTVSRSIRAGIVWINCFFAFDVDCPFGGYKMSGFGRDYGLEALHKYLQVKSVATPIYNSPWL; encoded by the exons ATGGCAAATCTCAGCAATGGCAATGATGATAGCAATAATAATGGTTCTTTTCTCAAGATTCCAAAGATAAAGTTTACAAAGCTCTTCATCAATGGAGAATTCGTGGATTCAGTTTCAG gaaaaaggTTTGAGACCGTAGATCCAAGAACAGAAGAAGTGATTACAGAAATAGCAGAGGCTACAAAAGAAGATATTGATATTGCTGTGAAGGCAGCACGTCAAGCTTTTGATTCTGGTCCATGGCCACGCATGCCTGGTGCT GAGAGAGCAAAGATTATGCTAAAATGGGCAGAGCTAATTGAAGAGAACATTGAAGAGATAGCAGCATTGGACACCATTGATGGAGGGAAGCTATATAGTTGGTGTAAGGCTGTGGATGTTCCCGAAGCATCAAATTTACTGCGTTACTATGCTGGTGCTGCTGATAAAATCCATGGAGAAGTGTTCAAAACTTCTAGGAACCTTCATTTGTATTCTCTTATGGAACCTGTTGGTGTTGTGGGACACATTATCCCTTGGAATTTTCCTACTGTCATGTTCTTCACCAAGGCTAGCCCTGCCTTAGCCGCCGGCTGCACCATGCTCCTCAAGCCGGCCGAGGATACGCCTCTCTCGGCTCTCTTTTATGCTCATCTTGCTAAGCTG GCTGGTATCCCAGATGGGGTGCTAAATGTTGTACCTGGATTTGGTTCTACTGCTGGAGCTGCAATAGCCTCACATATGGACGTGGATGCG GTCAGTTTTACTGGTTCGACGGAGACTGGCCGGAAGGTAATGATGGCGGCAACCATGAGCAATTTGAAACCAGTTTCACTTGAATTAGGTGGCAAATCCCCAGTCTTGATCTTTGATGATGCTGATGTTGACAAAGCTGTTGACCTTGCTCTCTTCGGTATCCTACATAACAAG GGAGAAATATGTGTTGCATTTTCCAGAGTTTATGTTCAAGAAAGAATTTATGATGAATTTGAGAAAAAAGTTGTGGAGAAGGCAAAAACATGGGTAGTAGGGGATCCATTTGACCCTAAAGTTCAGCAAGGACCACAG ACTAGTAAGGCACAATTTGAGAAAATCCTGTCCTATATTGAGCTTGGAAAGAAAGAAGGAGCTACCCTTTTAACTGGgggaaaaagatttggaaacaAGGGCTACTACATTGAGCCTACAATTTTCTCCAATGTTAAG gaggacatgctaatatcacAAGATGAGATATTTGGACCTGTCATGGTGCTTTCTAAGTTCAA GAGCATTGGGGAAGGAATTGAAAAGGCAAATAGCAGCAAATATGGACTAGCGTCGGGGATTGTGACGAAGAACATGGATATTGCAAACACAGTGTCAAGGTCCATCCGAGCAGGCATTGTTTGGATCAACTGCTTCTTTGCCTTTGATGTTGATTGCCCTTTTGGAGGCTACAAGATGAGTGGATTTGGAAGAGATTATGGATTGGAAGCACTCCATAAGTACCTTCAAGTTAAATCTGTTGCAACTCCTATTTATAATTCTCCTTGGCTTTGA